In Tachysurus fulvidraco isolate hzauxx_2018 chromosome 3, HZAU_PFXX_2.0, whole genome shotgun sequence, a single window of DNA contains:
- the LOC113651134 gene encoding amyloid beta A4 precursor protein-binding family B member 1-interacting protein: MDDIDAMFTDMLQEMDLLTQSLATDAPEHQPTSKSSQELNFSIGFTDLNASLNELEDNDLDALMADLVADLNATEEKFASERGGVNDSTPPPSLNVPKAHFTPTAPAAPAAPPPSQSKAELTHLPSNMSGMTSTTNSTSLPPPPSSNSKPSMEEIEEQMKADKIKLALEKLKEAKVKKLIVKVQMTDGSTKTLMVDERQTVRDVLDNLFEKTHCDGNVDWCVCETNPELQTDRGFEDHENLVEPLSAWTRDSENKVVFQERKDKYEVFKNPQNFYLWKKDKKSLKDMKDKDKELLLEENFCGPSVIVPDLEGVLHLKEEGKKSWKPRYFLLRASGLYYLPKGKNKASKDMVCLVQFDNMNVYYCADYKTRYKAPTDYCFILKHPQIQKESQYIKYLCCDDEWTMNLWVSGIRIAKYGKTLYENYKTAMRKGSSLSSVWTNRNLQPSPSSSTTSTPSPTPKAKAANGHAPQPHSEPVLKAPAMIPPPPAEVLPPPLYPEHSMPVKKLPPPTPQRAMPSFPAPASDFPLPPPPSDDMELPPDFLPPPPPIMSEELPPPPPMMLGELPPPPPDPFLPPPPAIGGDHLPPPPPPPPAIGGGPPPPPPPPPPATGGGPPPPPPPPPPSGGGFDPSRASLRKVAPPPPKRTTPSIAAPSGGDFMSELMGAMQKKRGGQ, encoded by the exons ATGGATGACATTGATGCCATGTTCACAGACATGCTGCAGGAGATGGATCTCCTCACGCAG AGTCTGGCAACTGACGCTCCAGAGCATCAGCCCACCTCCAAGTCCAGCCAGGAACTCAACTTCTCTATCGGCTTCACAGATCTGAATG CGTCCCTAAATGAGCTGGAGGATAACGATCTGGATGCTCTGATGGCTGATCTGGTGGCCGACCTGAACGCCACAGAGGAAAAGTTTGCTTCTGAGAGGGGGGGCGTGAACGATTCCACACCACCTCCGTCTCTAAATGTTCCAAAAGCTCATTTTACCCCCACAGCCCCTGCAGCCCCCGCAGCCCCTCCACCCTCCCAGTCTAAAGCTGAACTGACCCATTTACCCAGTAATATGTCTGGTATGACCTCAACCACCAACAGCACTTCATTACCGCCTCCTCCATCTTCAAACTCTAAACCTTCTATG gaGGAAATAGAAGAACAGATGAAAGCAGACAAAATCAAACTCGCTctggaaaagctgaaagaagcCAAAGTGAAGAAG CTGATAGTGAAGGTGCAGATGACAGACGGAAGCACCAAGACCCTGATGGTGGATGAGAGACAGACGGTGAGGGACGTGTTGGACAACCTGTTTGAAAAAACACACTGTGACGGCAACgtggactggtgtgtgtgtgagaccaacCCTGAGCTGCagacag ACCGAGGCTTTGAGGACCATGAGAACCTGGTGGAACCTCTCTCAGCATGGACACGGGACAGCGAGAACAAAGTGGTTTTCCAGGAGAGGAAGGACAAGTATGAGGTTTTTAAAAATCCACAG AACTTTTATTTGTGGAAGAAGGATAAGAAGTCACTGAAGGACatgaaagataaagataaagagcTTCTTCTGGAG gaGAACTTCTGCGGGCCGTCTGTGATCGTGCCTGACCTGGAGGGAGTGCTACATCTGAAAGAGGAAGGCAAGAAATCCTGGAAGCCTCGATACTTCCTGCTGCGTGCCTCTGGACTGTATTACTTACCCAAGGGGAAGAATAAG GCGTCTAAAGACATGGTGTGTCTTGTGCAGTTTGATAATATGAATGTTTACTACTGCGCCGACTACAAAACCAGATACAAAGCCCCTACTGACTACTGCTTCATCCTTAAG catCCTCAGATCCAGAAGGAGTCTCAGTACATCAAGTACCTGTGCTGTGATGACGAATGGACCATGAACCTGTGGGTTAGTGGGATCCGTATTGCAAAG tATGGTAAGACATTATATGAGAACTATAAGACTGCTATGAGAAAAGGTTCATCGCTCTCTTCAGTTTGGACAAACCGGAACCTTCAGCCTAGTCCTTCATCCTCCACCACATCCACACCATCTCCAACACCAAAAG CCAAAGCAGCTAACGGACACGCTCCTCAGCCTCATTCAGAGCCGGTTCTCAAG GCCCCAGCTATGATTCCACCACCTCCAGCTGAAGTCCTGCCTCCTCCATTATATCCTGAACACTCCATGCCTGTAAAGAAGCTCCCACCGCCCACCCCTCAGCGCGCCATGCCCTCTTTCCCTGCTCCAGCATCAGACTTTCCGCTTCCTCCGCCTCCGAGCGACGACATGGAGCTCCCTCCTGATTTCCTACCGCCACCTCCTCCCATCATGTCGGAGGAGCTTCCTCCGCCTCCTCCCATGATGTTGGGAGAGCTTCCGCCACCTCCTCCAGATCCGTTCCTCCCTCCACCTCCAGCTATAGGCGGAGATCATCTTCcgccaccacctcctcctcctccagctaTAGGCGGAGGTCCTCCTCcgccaccacctcctcctcctccagctaCCGGTGGAGGTCCTCCTCcgccaccacctcctcctccaccttccgGAGGAGGATTCGATCCCTCCAGAGCTTCTCTGAGGAAAGTTGCACCTCCGCCTCCAAAGAGGACTACACCGTCAATAGCGGCTCCCTCCGGTGGTGACTTCATGTCAGAACTCATGGGGGCCATGCAGAAAAAACGTGGTGGGCAGTGA